The following nucleotide sequence is from Bacteroidota bacterium.
TCATCATGGCTCCAGTTATCATAAACTAGCTTCATGAAGTTACCGATACAGTTAATGAACTCCGTCTTCTTCTCAGGGTCTTCTGTTTTAATTGCCTTTGCAATCAATGATTCTACATGCTTGCCGTAGTGCTTGTATTTGATTTTCGTCTGAGGATAAGGCAATCTTTCAGGCCTTTTCTCAATCTCTTCCCGACCTTTAATAGGATAGGGAGAATCCACATCCAATTTATAATCGCTCATGATAAAAAGATGATCCCACAACTTGTGTCGGAAATCTTCCACGTTGCGCAGGTGAGGATTGAGTTGCCCCATCAGTTCAATAATTTCTTTTGCAAAAGTATTTCGCTTTTCGCGGTCCTTTTCTTGCACACAGTTCTCGACAATACGTTGCACATAGCGTCCGTATTCCTTCATCACTAATTTGTCCCTACTTGAATTGTAATCCATGCTTGTTTTGATTTAATAAAATGAATGGCTGCTTAAAACGATCAGGTGATTTGAAAATTTGAAACCAAGTGAACAGGAAGGAGCGTTCATGCTTTCAAATTAAATACCTCTTGTAAGTATTTTCAGCCGCGCAAACTTGAGCATAATTTTCTTAACCCCATAACTATTGAAGAAAATACCTGCAATTCGGTTGACGCCGGCCCCCTCCATGCTGACCACCTTTCCTTCACCAAACTTCTCGTGCATCACCTCCATACCCACCTGCAAACTGTTGGCATCATCCGGTATAAAGGGTTCGGAAGAAACAGAATCAGGAACCTTGGCTATCGGTTTGGGCCCCGGTGGACTGATCACTCTCGAAAAAGTAGTTCGCTCTTGTTGTTGATGAACCTTCGCCTTTTTCATTTCGCCATGATGCGATACCACACTTTCGGGTATCTCATCCAAAAAGCGGCTGGGTTCGCAATAGTTCAACTGACCGAACTTATATCGAGTGTTGGCATAAGTCAAAAACAACTTGCGCTCCGCACGGGTAATCGCCACATAGAACAAGCGCCGTTCCTCTTCCAAATCTTCCATGCTATAGAGCGACTGCGAACCGGGGAACAGGTTTTCTTCCATTCCTACCACATACACCACCGGAAATTCAAGACCCTTTGCCGAGTGGATGGTCATCATCTTCACGGTATCCATATTCTCCGCATCTTTTTCATTACCGGTCAGCAGTGTGACGCTTTGCAAAAAGGCACCAAGCGACTTTTCCGTTCCCAATACTTCATCGCCGCGAACTTCATCTTCTTCTACAAATTCCTTAATAGAGTTGAGCAACTCCTGTATGTTTTCGTAGCGACTGATGCCTTCTACGGTCTTGTCGTTATACAGTTCTGAGATGAGTTTCGTCGTCTTCCCGATATGCGTAGCCAAATCAAAAGCAGTCATTTTGAGCGACTGAGCAGCGAAGCTTTTAATCATCATCACAAACTCTTCAATCGTGCCTTTGGCTCGTGGCGTAATTTCAAATTCGCGAATATTATCCAGCACATCCCATACCCGTTGACCAGTTTGGTGGCATGAATAAATATTTTATCCAAAGTAGTTTGACCAATTCCGCGCGCCGGATAATTAATCACTCTCTTCAACGCTTCCTCGTCATAATGATTCACCGTCAGCTTCATGTAGGCCAGCAAATCTTTCACCTCCCTGCGCTGATAAAAGCTCAAACCGCCATAAATCTTATACGGAATATTATGTCTTCTCAAGGCCTCTTCAAAAGCGCGGCTCTGTGCGTTGGTGCGATAAAGAATAGCGATTTCGTGGTTCTTGAAATGATCGCGTATCTTCACCTCCATCATCGAATCGGCCACCCATCTTCCTTCTTCATTATCGCTGGCGGTGCGAACAACCTTAATCGGTTCGCCCTGTCCGTTCTCTGTCCAGATTTCTTTTTTCAGTTGATTCTTGTTCCGGTGAATCAACTCGTTGGCCGCCTTCACAATGTTTTGAGTAGAGCGATAATTCTGTTCCAGTTTAAAAACTTTTAAATCTGGAAAGTCCTTTTCAAAATTCAGGATGTTATCAATCGTCGCGCCGCGGAAAGCATAAATACTTTGCGCATCATCTCCCACCACCGTGATGTTCTGAAATACATCCGCAATCTTTTTCACAATCGAATATTGAAGGAAGTTCGTGTCCTGAAACTCATCAATCAACACAAAGCGAAACTTATGCTGGTACTTATATAACACCTCGGGAAACTTCTG
It contains:
- a CDS encoding DUF4290 domain-containing protein, which gives rise to MDYNSSRDKLVMKEYGRYVQRIVENCVQEKDREKRNTFAKEIIELMGQLNPHLRNVEDFRHKLWDHLFIMSDYKLDVDSPYPIKGREEIEKRPERLPYPQTKIKYKHYGKHVESLIAKAIKTEDPEKKTEFINCIGNFMKLVYDNWSHDDINDDTIKNDLRLLSKGELAVVDGQDLGALSRANRQKEIHKDSKFQRKGGGKNRKQKFFKKKR